The following are encoded together in the Candidatus Binataceae bacterium genome:
- a CDS encoding cytochrome P450, translating to MSEQIYFNPWDEGFRANPYPHYQAFIGRPPQLLNMFFPIALIGSYADAVAILHDPARFSSDVRPLDRVEVFGDAPRLLFADPPTHTRLRKLVSRAFTPRRISDLEPKIREFTAHLLEHAAAKGEFELMADLAVPLPVMVIAEMLGVPPADYEKFKTWSDAIIDSDNTLPGTPLPPVVAEAFAALRHFFIGEIAKRRQRPGPDLVSALVAARDESDALSEEELIAFVILLLLAGNETTTNLIGNGMLALMRHPEQIERLRVDPSLTPRAIEEMLRYDPPAQSVVRITKEDVVINGVEIKADSAVFVVVAAANRDPAHFANPETFDITRHPNDHLAFGDGIHFCLGAALARLEGTIAFTAMLARFPHLSPLDAALEPKYKGSYFLRGLADLRVAIA from the coding sequence ATGAGCGAACAGATTTACTTCAATCCGTGGGACGAGGGCTTCCGCGCCAATCCCTATCCGCACTACCAGGCCTTCATCGGACGGCCGCCGCAGCTCTTGAACATGTTCTTTCCGATCGCGCTGATCGGCAGCTATGCCGATGCCGTCGCGATCCTGCACGATCCCGCACGCTTTTCGAGCGACGTGCGTCCGCTAGATCGCGTCGAGGTCTTCGGTGACGCGCCGCGGCTGCTCTTCGCCGATCCGCCGACCCATACGCGACTGCGCAAGCTGGTCAGTCGCGCCTTCACGCCGCGGCGGATCAGCGACCTCGAGCCCAAGATTCGCGAATTTACCGCCCACCTGCTCGAGCACGCCGCGGCCAAGGGTGAATTCGAACTGATGGCGGACCTCGCGGTGCCGCTGCCCGTGATGGTGATCGCGGAGATGCTCGGCGTACCGCCGGCCGACTATGAAAAGTTCAAGACCTGGTCTGACGCGATCATCGATTCTGATAATACTCTGCCCGGGACGCCGCTGCCGCCCGTCGTGGCCGAGGCGTTTGCCGCACTGCGACATTTTTTCATCGGCGAGATCGCCAAGCGACGCCAGCGTCCGGGTCCCGATCTGGTCAGTGCGCTGGTGGCGGCGCGCGACGAGAGTGACGCGCTGAGCGAAGAGGAACTGATCGCCTTCGTGATTCTGCTGTTGCTGGCGGGCAATGAAACCACGACCAACCTGATCGGCAACGGCATGCTCGCCCTGATGCGCCATCCCGAACAAATTGAGCGCTTGCGCGTCGATCCGAGCCTGACGCCGCGCGCGATCGAGGAGATGTTGCGTTACGATCCGCCGGCGCAGTCCGTAGTGCGCATCACGAAAGAGGACGTCGTGATCAACGGCGTCGAGATCAAGGCGGACTCCGCAGTCTTTGTCGTGGTGGCCGCGGCGAATCGCGATCCGGCGCACTTCGCCAATCCAGAGACGTTCGACATTACGCGGCATCCGAATGACCATCTGGCGTTCGGCGACGGCATTCATTTCTGCCTGGGCGCAGCGCTGGCGCGATTGGAGGGCACGATCGCATTTACCGCGATGCTCGCGCGCTTCCCGCACTTAAGCCCGCTCGATGCCGCCCTCGAGCCGAAATACAAGGGCTCATATTTTCTGCGCGGACTCGCCGACTTGCGCGTCGCGATCGCCTGA
- a CDS encoding MFS transporter, giving the protein MDPITSLETAAEAARAAPRTRFPFIARRLPPFTPRQWRVFWISTTAGYFDNYDSALLSLALKQIQQGLGIAEASLGAMFSAVRLGNLGAMLIAPLADVYGRRRLLLYTIAGYTIFTGLSAFAPGARSFIAAQVLARIFSGSEVTISLVLLAEEMDAAVRGWAIGLWEALAICGYGLAAIVFAFITVMPFGWRGLYTLALIPLFLLIPLRRALPESRRFDAEVAAGRRPPSVFAPIVALGRAYPGRLASIGGVWFLYTLGASPANVFIPKYLQEVLHWSPANVSSLYVFGGAIGILGSIVAGRASDRFGRRTMGVAFMLGGPALQLMIYSVGGRWVSAYWIAWLFCEQATMTILNAYGTELFPTSQRAAAGSALMVAKSGGGAIGLMLETIFYSAAGSHWRAIRWLLGFWFAAAILMLILFPETAGRELEATAPEAGDATVT; this is encoded by the coding sequence ATGGATCCGATTACCAGCCTCGAGACGGCCGCAGAGGCGGCCCGCGCAGCCCCTCGCACGCGCTTCCCTTTCATCGCGCGGCGCCTCCCGCCTTTCACGCCGCGCCAGTGGCGGGTTTTCTGGATTTCCACCACCGCCGGATATTTCGACAACTACGACAGCGCGCTGCTGAGCCTCGCGCTGAAGCAGATTCAGCAAGGCCTCGGGATCGCCGAGGCGAGCCTGGGCGCGATGTTCTCTGCGGTGCGCCTGGGCAATCTGGGCGCGATGCTGATCGCGCCGCTCGCCGACGTCTATGGCCGCCGCCGGCTACTGCTCTATACGATTGCGGGCTACACCATCTTTACCGGCTTGAGCGCCTTTGCGCCCGGCGCGCGCAGCTTCATCGCCGCGCAGGTGCTCGCGCGGATTTTTTCCGGCAGCGAGGTGACTATCTCGCTGGTGCTTCTTGCCGAGGAGATGGACGCCGCCGTGCGCGGCTGGGCGATTGGACTGTGGGAGGCGCTCGCGATCTGTGGCTACGGCCTCGCCGCGATCGTCTTCGCATTTATCACGGTTATGCCCTTCGGCTGGCGTGGATTGTACACCTTGGCGCTGATTCCACTTTTCCTGTTGATCCCGCTTCGGCGGGCGCTGCCCGAGAGCCGGCGCTTTGATGCGGAAGTCGCAGCCGGCCGCCGCCCGCCCAGCGTCTTCGCGCCGATTGTCGCGCTCGGCAGAGCCTACCCGGGCCGCTTGGCGTCCATCGGGGGCGTCTGGTTTCTCTATACGCTGGGCGCATCACCCGCGAACGTCTTTATCCCCAAGTATTTGCAGGAAGTGCTGCATTGGTCGCCGGCGAATGTCTCTTCGCTCTATGTTTTCGGCGGCGCGATCGGGATTCTCGGCAGCATCGTCGCGGGCCGCGCCAGCGATCGCTTCGGGCGGCGGACGATGGGCGTGGCCTTCATGCTCGGCGGACCTGCCCTGCAACTGATGATCTATTCGGTCGGCGGCCGTTGGGTGAGCGCCTACTGGATTGCCTGGCTGTTCTGCGAACAGGCCACGATGACCATCCTTAACGCCTACGGCACGGAGCTCTTCCCGACCTCGCAGCGCGCCGCTGCGGGCAGTGCGCTGATGGTGGCGAAGTCGGGCGGCGGCGCGATCGGCCTGATGCTCGAGACGATCTTCTATAGTGCGGCAGGCAGCCATTGGCGGGCGATCCGCTGGTTGCTGGGTTTTTGGTTCGCCGCGGCCATCCTTATGCTAATCCTCTTTCCGGAGACCGCCGGCCGCGAACTCGAAGCGACCGCGCCGGAGGCCGGGGACGCAACGGTAACCTGA
- a CDS encoding DUF192 domain-containing protein gives MNWLRLKLLGAAFFGVVVCATIAACADSPRVAIVSSDGAIRTVVNVEIANTPSERELGLMYRQHLDADAGLLFVFPAVDHLTFWMKNTEIPLDMIFADGDGKILGVVENATPYTENSRSVEGDSLYVLEVNGGFAKRYHLRVGDRLKFMSFVPKAAE, from the coding sequence ATGAACTGGCTTCGACTAAAGCTGCTCGGCGCAGCTTTTTTCGGTGTTGTAGTGTGCGCGACGATCGCGGCCTGCGCAGACTCGCCGCGCGTTGCGATCGTCTCCTCCGACGGCGCGATACGCACGGTCGTGAACGTCGAGATCGCGAATACACCTTCAGAGCGCGAGCTCGGCCTGATGTACCGCCAGCATCTCGACGCCGATGCCGGCTTGCTCTTCGTTTTTCCCGCCGTCGACCACCTGACTTTCTGGATGAAAAACACGGAAATTCCGCTCGACATGATCTTCGCCGACGGTGACGGCAAAATCCTCGGCGTCGTGGAGAACGCAACGCCCTACACTGAGAATTCGCGCAGCGTCGAGGGCGACTCGCTCTACGTGCTCGAAGTTAACGGCGGCTTCGCGAAACGCTATCACCTGCGCGTCGGCGACCGGCTCAAATTTATGAGTTTCGTGCCGAAAGCCGCCGAATAA
- a CDS encoding acyl-CoA carboxylase subunit beta — protein MGLKENVERIQHLTRQAELGGGEERLKRQREGGRMTARERVLFLLDRDSFVELDKFKTHRTTDFGMGERKVPGDGVVTGYGTIDRRQVCVFSQDFTVLGGSLSGAFAEKVCKVMDLAAKVGCPVIGLNDSGGARIQEGVMSLAGYADIFLRNVLSSGVVPQISAIMGPCAGGAVYSPSMTDFVVMVRDTSYMFITGPDVIKATTHEEVTMQELGGADTHSTKSGVCHLEEADDAGALLAIRELLSYMPANNAEDPPFRASSDDPNRRDEALDTLVPENANKPYDMREIITRIVDDGHWLEIQKDWAQNMLIGFARLGGASVGIVANQPAYLAGCLDIDASVKGARFVRFCDCFNIPIITLVDVPGFLPGTTQEFGGIIRHGAKLLYAFCEATVPKITIITRKSYGGAYVVMSSKHIRGDFNFAWPTAEIAVMGPDGAVNIIFRNEIQNATDAVAEKTRLVDEYRQTFANPFKAAELGYIDEVLMPRDTRPRLIASLKALANKHDSNPPRKHGNIPL, from the coding sequence ATGGGTTTGAAGGAAAACGTCGAGCGCATCCAGCATCTGACGCGCCAGGCCGAACTCGGCGGCGGGGAGGAGCGCCTCAAGCGCCAGCGCGAAGGCGGTCGCATGACCGCGCGCGAGCGCGTGCTCTTTTTGCTCGATCGCGATTCCTTTGTCGAACTCGACAAATTCAAAACTCATCGCACGACCGATTTCGGGATGGGTGAGCGTAAAGTGCCGGGCGACGGTGTGGTCACAGGTTACGGCACGATCGACAGGCGCCAGGTCTGCGTTTTCTCGCAGGACTTCACGGTGCTGGGCGGGAGTCTCTCGGGCGCTTTCGCGGAAAAAGTCTGCAAGGTGATGGACCTGGCGGCGAAGGTCGGCTGTCCGGTGATCGGCTTGAACGATTCCGGCGGCGCGCGCATCCAGGAAGGGGTGATGTCGCTGGCTGGCTACGCCGACATTTTCTTGCGCAACGTGCTGTCGTCGGGCGTTGTCCCGCAAATCTCAGCGATCATGGGACCCTGCGCCGGCGGCGCGGTCTATTCGCCCTCGATGACTGATTTCGTCGTGATGGTGCGCGACACCTCCTACATGTTTATCACCGGCCCGGACGTGATTAAGGCGACGACGCACGAGGAAGTCACGATGCAGGAATTGGGCGGCGCGGACACCCACTCGACGAAGTCCGGCGTTTGCCATCTCGAAGAAGCCGACGATGCCGGCGCGCTGCTCGCGATCCGCGAGCTGCTCTCCTACATGCCCGCGAACAATGCCGAGGATCCCCCGTTCCGGGCTTCATCCGATGACCCCAACCGGCGCGACGAAGCCTTGGACACGCTCGTGCCCGAGAACGCCAACAAGCCCTATGACATGCGCGAGATCATTACCCGGATCGTCGATGACGGGCACTGGCTCGAGATTCAGAAGGACTGGGCGCAGAACATGCTGATCGGCTTCGCGCGGCTGGGCGGCGCGTCGGTGGGTATCGTCGCGAACCAGCCCGCCTATCTCGCCGGATGCCTCGATATCGACGCCTCGGTGAAGGGCGCGCGCTTCGTGCGCTTCTGCGATTGCTTCAACATTCCGATTATCACTTTAGTCGATGTCCCCGGTTTTCTGCCTGGCACCACACAGGAGTTCGGCGGGATTATCCGCCATGGCGCGAAGCTGCTCTATGCCTTTTGCGAAGCCACCGTGCCGAAAATCACGATCATCACGCGGAAGTCCTATGGCGGCGCCTACGTCGTGATGTCCTCGAAGCATATCCGCGGCGACTTCAACTTCGCCTGGCCCACCGCCGAGATCGCGGTGATGGGTCCCGACGGCGCCGTCAATATCATCTTTCGCAACGAGATCCAGAATGCGACAGACGCGGTGGCGGAAAAGACCCGGCTGGTGGACGAATATCGCCAGACCTTCGCCAATCCGTTCAAAGCCGCCGAGCTGGGATACATTGACGAGGTCTTGATGCCGCGCGACACGCGACCCCGTTTGATCGCCTCGCTCAAGGCGCTGGCCAACAAGCACGACTCGAATCCGCCGCGCAAGCACGGCAATATCCCTCTGTAG
- the accC gene encoding acetyl-CoA carboxylase biotin carboxylase subunit, producing the protein MFKRILIANRGEIAVRVIRACRDLGIEAVAVFSEADRAALHVREADYAVAVGPAPAAQSYLNTDRILDAAKRTGAEAIHPGYGFFSENAGFARAVEAAGIVFIGPPPSAIEKMGDKVEARKLMAAAGVPVVPGSPGTLETEEQVRAVAKKIGLPIMLKAAAGGGGKGMRLVEQDKDLAAAVRTVASEAKSSFGDGRFYVEKFVNRPRHIEIQVFADKAGNTVHLFERECSIQRRHQKVVEESPSPFITPAMRSAMGEVAVKAARAVNYVGAGTIEFLADAERNFYFLEMNTRIQVEHPVTEMVTGIDLVKTQIEVAAGLPLPFSQSDLRQHGWALECRIYAEDSAAGFVPAPGRIDSMTFPDGPGVRVDAGVYAGAEVSVFYDPMIAKLATWGRDRAEALARMRRALGEFRIAGELSTNLDFHQWITAHPRFIAGDFDTNFIAQEYRPQTDAKTDDPVRVSAIIAAAFAAQRAGNHTAGGAPLAAPATDTFSPWKMVGRSRILGR; encoded by the coding sequence ATGTTCAAGCGAATTCTGATAGCAAATCGCGGCGAGATCGCGGTGCGCGTGATTCGCGCCTGCCGTGACCTCGGGATCGAGGCGGTCGCGGTTTTTTCCGAAGCCGATCGCGCGGCGCTCCATGTGCGCGAAGCCGACTACGCCGTGGCAGTCGGACCCGCTCCGGCCGCGCAGAGTTACCTCAACACGGATCGCATCCTCGACGCCGCCAAACGGACCGGCGCCGAAGCGATTCATCCGGGTTATGGCTTTTTTTCGGAAAACGCCGGCTTTGCCCGCGCCGTCGAAGCCGCCGGCATCGTCTTTATCGGCCCGCCGCCGAGCGCGATCGAAAAGATGGGCGACAAGGTCGAGGCGCGTAAGCTGATGGCCGCGGCGGGCGTGCCGGTTGTGCCCGGCTCGCCCGGCACACTCGAGACCGAAGAGCAGGTGCGCGCGGTCGCGAAAAAGATCGGCCTTCCGATCATGCTCAAAGCCGCGGCCGGCGGCGGCGGCAAGGGCATGCGGCTGGTGGAGCAGGACAAGGATTTAGCAGCGGCCGTGCGGACGGTCGCCAGCGAGGCTAAATCGTCATTCGGCGACGGCCGCTTCTATGTCGAGAAGTTCGTCAACCGCCCGCGCCATATCGAGATCCAGGTCTTCGCCGATAAGGCCGGCAACACCGTCCATCTGTTCGAGCGCGAATGTTCGATTCAGCGCCGGCATCAAAAGGTAGTCGAGGAATCGCCGTCGCCGTTCATCACGCCGGCGATGCGCTCGGCGATGGGCGAAGTCGCGGTCAAGGCGGCGCGCGCCGTGAACTATGTCGGCGCCGGCACGATCGAGTTTCTCGCCGACGCTGAGCGCAATTTCTACTTCCTCGAGATGAACACGCGCATCCAGGTCGAGCATCCGGTCACCGAGATGGTGACGGGAATCGATCTCGTCAAGACGCAAATCGAAGTCGCGGCAGGCTTGCCCCTACCCTTCAGCCAAAGCGATTTGCGCCAGCACGGTTGGGCGCTCGAATGCCGGATTTACGCCGAGGACTCCGCCGCGGGCTTTGTTCCCGCGCCCGGACGAATCGACTCGATGACTTTTCCCGACGGCCCCGGCGTGCGCGTTGACGCCGGCGTCTATGCGGGTGCGGAGGTTTCGGTCTTTTACGATCCGATGATCGCGAAGCTCGCGACCTGGGGCCGTGACCGTGCCGAGGCGCTCGCGCGGATGCGGCGGGCGCTTGGCGAATTCAGGATTGCCGGCGAGCTTTCGACCAACCTCGATTTCCATCAGTGGATCACCGCTCATCCGCGCTTCATCGCCGGCGATTTCGACACCAACTTCATCGCGCAGGAGTACCGCCCGCAAACGGATGCCAAGACTGACGATCCGGTGCGCGTCAGCGCGATAATCGCCGCGGCCTTTGCCGCGCAGCGCGCCGGCAATCACACCGCCGGGGGCGCGCCGCTGGCCGCGCCCGCGACTGATACCTTCTCACCGTGGAAGATGGTCGGCCGCAGCCGCATCCTGGGGCGATAG
- a CDS encoding GMC family oxidoreductase N-terminal domain-containing protein has product MQYDDIIVGAGSSGAVLAARLSEDPVRTVLLLEAGPDYPTIGQTPDDLLHSFASMAAHDWGLAAQATPGREIPYPRGMVTGGSSAVNATMALRGTPQDFDEWVEWGNDEWSFAKVLPFYRKLENDRDYSGDFHGTSGPILIERLPKQTWQPIGSAFFEACRATGFAEVTDHNDPASTGVGPTPRNRHNQVRISTAIGYLAPARNRLNLTIRSAVNVHRVLVENGRAIGVELECGGVIQRVHGLRVTISAGAINSPAMLMRSGIGPHNELEELGINCLLNLAGVGKNLIDHPMLFIAAKPVPGVAHDVDVTTPVIVRYTAGSSREFNDMQLGAYIFFDEALIPGFSWLTPPPIVLFTPGLQRPRSRGHLRLTTADPDVPPEIHINFVNDSEDVRRMLEGVRIAWRVMHGPHLSPYIKEILGLTQEIVDSDSALADFIRDNCTTNFHPVATARMGPESDRMAVVDQYCRVHGVEGLRVVDASVMPNIVRANTNLTCIMIGERVAQWMRAQK; this is encoded by the coding sequence ATGCAATATGACGACATAATCGTTGGTGCCGGTTCCTCTGGTGCAGTCTTGGCTGCGCGTCTCAGTGAGGATCCGGTTCGTACGGTCCTGCTGCTTGAAGCCGGACCCGATTATCCAACAATCGGTCAGACACCGGATGATCTCCTGCACTCCTTTGCTTCGATGGCGGCCCATGATTGGGGATTAGCCGCGCAAGCGACTCCCGGTCGCGAAATCCCCTATCCGAGAGGTATGGTTACGGGTGGATCCTCGGCTGTCAACGCGACTATGGCGTTGCGCGGCACGCCACAGGATTTCGACGAATGGGTCGAATGGGGCAACGACGAGTGGAGTTTCGCGAAGGTTCTGCCATTCTATCGGAAGCTGGAAAACGACCGCGACTACTCCGGTGACTTTCACGGCACCAGTGGTCCAATCCTGATCGAGCGTTTGCCCAAACAGACCTGGCAGCCGATCGGCAGTGCTTTTTTCGAGGCCTGCCGTGCGACCGGCTTTGCCGAGGTAACAGACCACAACGATCCCGCTTCGACCGGCGTCGGTCCGACCCCGCGTAACCGTCACAACCAAGTACGCATCTCAACCGCGATTGGCTATCTTGCTCCCGCACGCAATCGCCTTAACCTAACCATCCGTTCCGCAGTCAACGTCCACCGCGTTCTTGTCGAAAACGGGCGGGCCATCGGCGTCGAGCTTGAATGCGGTGGGGTTATCCAGCGTGTCCATGGGCTTCGCGTCACGATTTCGGCTGGCGCGATCAACTCGCCCGCTATGCTTATGCGGTCCGGTATCGGGCCTCACAATGAGCTTGAAGAACTAGGGATCAACTGCCTTCTGAACCTTGCGGGTGTTGGCAAAAACCTGATCGATCATCCGATGCTTTTTATTGCCGCCAAACCCGTTCCGGGCGTAGCGCACGATGTGGACGTTACAACACCGGTCATCGTGCGCTATACCGCCGGATCCTCTCGCGAATTCAATGACATGCAGTTAGGCGCGTACATTTTCTTCGACGAAGCGCTAATTCCTGGATTCTCGTGGCTAACCCCGCCGCCAATTGTACTTTTCACGCCGGGGCTGCAGCGTCCGCGCTCGCGCGGCCACCTTCGCTTGACCACCGCTGACCCGGACGTACCGCCTGAGATCCATATTAATTTTGTGAACGATTCAGAGGACGTCCGCAGGATGCTGGAGGGCGTTCGTATCGCTTGGCGCGTGATGCACGGGCCTCATCTGAGTCCGTATATCAAGGAGATCTTGGGGCTTACGCAGGAAATCGTCGATTCTGATTCCGCGCTGGCGGATTTCATCCGCGACAACTGCACCACCAACTTTCATCCGGTCGCGACTGCGAGGATGGGACCCGAGAGCGATCGGATGGCGGTGGTCGATCAGTATTGCCGCGTGCATGGTGTCGAGGGTCTGCGCGTGGTCGATGCTTCCGTGATGCCGAACATCGTCCGCGCCAACACTAATCTCACTTGCATAATGATCGGCGAGCGCGTCGCCCAGTGGATGCGCGCGCAGAAATAA
- a CDS encoding methyltransferase, with the protein MSETSSEVAAPAELSGMTQLVYGLVTTQAIYVASKLAIADLVAGAPKTADELAGATKAHAPSLLRVLRMLTSVGVFSEDASGRFHQTRLSELLRSDHPNTIRALALLAGSPFFRGSTGELEAAVLSGRSGFERLFGTTLFEYFGAHPEIAAIAHAGMTSGSAIDAPAVVAAYDFSRFEQIVDIGGGRGALLHAILVANPNLSGILADQSAVIADASALRSGPLATRCQIVDTDFFTSVPAGADAYIMKWILHDWNDDDASKILKNCRRAIRPDGKLLIVDSVLKPSNEPDPGKVMDLIMLAMAPGGRERTEAEFARLLAQAGFSLTRVIPTSGALSIVESQPA; encoded by the coding sequence ATGAGCGAGACGTCATCCGAGGTGGCAGCTCCCGCCGAGTTGAGCGGCATGACTCAGTTGGTCTATGGCCTGGTGACTACCCAGGCGATCTACGTCGCGTCAAAACTGGCGATCGCTGACCTCGTCGCGGGTGCGCCCAAGACGGCTGACGAGTTGGCCGGCGCGACCAAGGCTCACGCGCCGTCGCTACTGCGCGTGCTTAGGATGCTCACCAGCGTCGGCGTCTTCTCCGAAGACGCCAGTGGGCGCTTCCATCAGACTCGACTGAGCGAACTCTTGCGCAGCGATCACCCAAACACGATTCGTGCGCTCGCCTTGTTGGCAGGATCTCCATTCTTCCGGGGATCGACCGGGGAGCTTGAAGCGGCGGTCCTGAGCGGACGTTCCGGCTTCGAACGTCTCTTCGGAACAACTCTGTTCGAGTACTTCGGCGCGCACCCCGAGATCGCCGCCATCGCGCATGCTGGGATGACTTCAGGCTCGGCGATTGACGCGCCTGCGGTGGTTGCAGCCTATGACTTTTCGCGCTTCGAACAAATCGTGGACATTGGCGGCGGTCGTGGCGCCCTGCTCCATGCAATCCTGGTCGCAAACCCCAACCTAAGCGGCATACTCGCCGACCAGTCGGCGGTGATCGCTGACGCGTCGGCGTTAAGAAGCGGACCGCTCGCGACTAGATGTCAGATCGTAGACACGGATTTCTTCACCTCAGTTCCAGCGGGAGCGGACGCCTACATAATGAAGTGGATTCTTCACGACTGGAACGATGACGACGCTTCGAAGATCCTCAAAAACTGTCGGCGCGCGATTCGACCTGATGGGAAGCTCCTGATAGTTGACTCGGTCTTGAAACCCTCCAACGAACCCGACCCGGGTAAGGTAATGGACCTGATTATGCTAGCGATGGCCCCAGGCGGCAGAGAGCGAACGGAAGCCGAGTTCGCACGACTCCTTGCTCAGGCGGGCTTTTCGCTTACACGCGTGATTCCAACCTCGGGCGCGTTGTCGATTGTCGAGAGCCAGCCGGCGTAG
- a CDS encoding biotin/lipoyl-containing protein, which produces MRYVATIDGAEHELEIEEVTGHSLRITLGDSQFEADVRRAGHSAFSIIVGDRAFDLEVSRQADELVVGARGIATRVTLQDTARRARRASTREHAGGRVELKAMMPGRVVNLLVKVGDDVVAQQGVVVVEAMKMENELKSPKAGKVTEIKVAAGQTVEKGELLLIIE; this is translated from the coding sequence ATGCGGTACGTTGCTACCATCGATGGCGCTGAGCACGAGCTCGAGATCGAAGAGGTGACCGGGCATTCGCTCAGGATCACCTTGGGCGATAGTCAGTTCGAGGCCGACGTGCGCCGCGCCGGCCATTCCGCTTTTTCGATCATCGTCGGCGATCGCGCCTTCGACCTCGAGGTGTCGCGCCAGGCCGACGAACTGGTGGTCGGTGCGCGCGGGATCGCGACGCGAGTCACGCTGCAGGACACCGCGCGGCGCGCACGGCGCGCCTCCACGCGCGAGCACGCCGGCGGCCGCGTGGAACTCAAGGCTATGATGCCCGGCCGAGTCGTCAATCTGTTGGTCAAGGTCGGCGACGACGTCGTCGCTCAGCAGGGCGTGGTAGTGGTCGAAGCGATGAAGATGGAAAATGAACTCAAGTCGCCCAAGGCCGGCAAAGTGACGGAGATTAAAGTCGCGGCCGGCCAGACCGTCGAAAAGGGCGAGTTACTTTTGATCATCGAATAG
- a CDS encoding methylmalonyl-CoA mutase family protein — translation MADNDKTIAQARKEWADKRVAPALKRGAERRERFATSSGIEVKREYDPEDLNGFDFLNELGFPGEFPFTRGVQPTMYRGRLWTMRQYAGFGDAEESNRRYRYLFANGQTGLSVAFDLPTQMGRDADHPLARGEVGRVGVAIGSLEDMETLLAELPLDKISTSMTINATASILLALYLVAAERRGVGWDKLNGTIQNDILKEYIARGTYIYPPRGSMRIITDIFAFASREVSNWNTISISGYHIREAGSTAAQELAFTIADGIAYVEAAIKAGLKVDDFASRLSFFFNVHNNFFEEIAKFRVARRLWARIMKERFGARDERSMMMRFHAQTAGSTLTAQQLDNNVVRVTLQALAAVLGGAQSLHTNSRDEALALPSENSALLALRTQQVIAHESDVADTVDPLGGSYYVETLTSELERKTLEYLGKIDDLGGAVAAIERGYPQREIHNAAFIYQREIELKQRIIVGVNDFKTGVEPPADILKVNPATEEKQCARLARIRAERDQVAVRVALARVEETARGDGNLMAPIIEAVRSWATLGEIADAMRVVFGEYRPSSEV, via the coding sequence ATGGCCGACAACGACAAAACGATCGCGCAGGCGCGCAAAGAGTGGGCGGATAAGCGCGTCGCGCCGGCGCTCAAGCGCGGCGCCGAACGGCGCGAACGCTTCGCGACCAGCTCCGGGATCGAGGTTAAACGCGAATACGATCCCGAGGATCTGAACGGCTTCGATTTCCTCAATGAGCTCGGTTTTCCCGGCGAGTTTCCCTTCACGCGCGGCGTGCAGCCGACGATGTATCGCGGGCGGCTCTGGACGATGCGCCAGTATGCGGGTTTCGGCGACGCGGAAGAATCGAATCGCCGTTATCGCTATCTGTTCGCCAACGGGCAGACCGGCCTTTCCGTCGCCTTCGACCTGCCGACCCAGATGGGACGCGATGCGGACCATCCACTCGCCCGCGGCGAGGTTGGCCGCGTCGGCGTCGCGATCGGCTCGCTTGAGGATATGGAGACGCTGCTAGCGGAATTGCCGCTCGACAAGATCTCAACCTCGATGACGATCAACGCGACTGCATCGATACTGCTCGCGCTGTACCTGGTCGCGGCGGAGCGCCGGGGGGTCGGTTGGGACAAGCTCAACGGCACGATCCAGAACGACATCCTGAAGGAATATATCGCGCGCGGCACTTACATTTATCCACCGCGCGGATCGATGCGCATCATCACGGATATCTTCGCCTTCGCCAGCCGCGAGGTTTCGAACTGGAATACGATCTCGATCTCCGGCTATCACATCCGCGAAGCGGGCTCGACCGCGGCGCAGGAACTGGCCTTCACGATCGCCGATGGGATCGCCTACGTCGAGGCGGCGATCAAGGCCGGGTTGAAGGTTGACGATTTCGCCAGCCGGCTCTCATTTTTCTTCAATGTGCACAACAATTTTTTCGAGGAGATCGCGAAATTTCGCGTCGCCCGCCGCCTGTGGGCGCGAATCATGAAAGAACGCTTCGGCGCGCGCGACGAACGCTCGATGATGATGCGATTTCACGCCCAGACCGCGGGCTCGACGCTGACCGCACAGCAGCTTGATAACAACGTCGTGCGCGTGACCCTGCAGGCGCTGGCCGCGGTGCTCGGCGGCGCACAATCGCTGCACACGAACTCGCGCGACGAGGCGCTGGCGCTGCCGAGTGAAAACTCCGCGCTGCTGGCCTTGCGCACGCAGCAGGTGATCGCACATGAGTCGGACGTCGCGGACACCGTCGATCCGCTGGGCGGGTCGTACTACGTCGAGACGTTAACGTCGGAGCTGGAACGCAAAACCCTTGAATACCTCGGCAAGATCGACGATCTCGGCGGCGCCGTGGCCGCGATCGAGCGCGGCTATCCGCAGCGCGAAATCCACAACGCCGCCTTCATCTATCAGCGCGAGATCGAACTCAAGCAACGGATCATCGTCGGCGTCAACGATTTCAAGACCGGCGTCGAGCCGCCCGCCGATATCCTCAAGGTCAACCCGGCGACCGAGGAGAAGCAATGCGCGCGGCTCGCGCGGATTCGCGCGGAGCGCGATCAAGTTGCAGTGCGCGTCGCGCTGGCGCGCGTCGAAGAGACTGCGCGTGGTGACGGCAATCTGATGGCGCCGATTATCGAAGCCGTGCGCAGTTGGGCAACGCTCGGCGAGATCGCGGATGCGATGCGCGTCGTCTTCGGCGAATATCGTCCGTCCAGTGAAGTCTAG